DNA from Delphinus delphis chromosome 8, mDelDel1.2, whole genome shotgun sequence:
TCCTCAGTCCCGCCAGACACGTTCCCACCCTGTCTCAACCCGGGCCTCGTGCCCTTGAGTCCCCCACCCATGACCCAATACTCCCAAACCGACTCTTAAGTGTTTCCTGCGCAGAGGAGAGACGGGTCAGACTGAAAAGGGCCCgatgccctccccctcccccgctcctcccacctctgccaccagaCTAGCTTTCCAAGGTGAATTCCACAGGCCAGCTACTTCCCTCCATCCATGGCCACACCCCCAGCCATTTTGtaccattatataaatatatatataaatataaatatataaatacaatatgTGAAGACATcttcttggtttttattttgaaacaatttttagGCTTGTTCCGGGGGTCTCTGTGCTGCCTGTACTGTATTGACCTGTTTTATAGGtgcctttttattaaaaagagaaaattaaaaatccagtttCTTGCTGTCTTGCTTCTGTGTCTGGCTCCTCCGCTGCCCAGCTTACTATTGGGTGCTGGGACGAAAAAGGGGCcccagggattccctggtgttCCACGGTGAAGACCTAGTCCCTTGGGTCACAGCTCTGATCTCCCCTGCGGGGGCCTCTTAGGGACCTGGGCTGACTGGCTTGAGTGGGCCTGGGCAACCGATGTGCGCCCTCAGCAGCTGCAGGGGTCCCTGGTGTCCCATTCTAGGCAGaccagaggctggggaggaggcagggagagccCTCCCCGGGCAGGGGGCAGGCAGGCGCGGAGCAGCTTCCTCTGGTTCCATCTGAGTAGTATCCTCTCGGGGCAGGGCCCAGCTTCCTGGAGCCCGGGGACTTCCCTGCCTAGGCCTGCTTGTCACACTGCCCAGCCCAAGGGGATTCTCGCGGCTCTTGCTGCGGCCCAGAGAGATGGCCTGGCCTGCAGGCAGGGGCCTGGATGAGATGACCCCCAGGGACCCCTTAGGTCTCTTTCCTCGGGAGGTCTCCATCTCTGCTCCACGGTCAGATTCTCTCTGTGGCTCCAGGAGTTTCTCCTGGCTGTGTAGTTtgcggggagaggggaagggaagaacgCATCTGTCCCCTTCCGCATCGGTGCCCAGACCCACCAGGGCCCTGGACCCTGCTGTCCTTGGCCTGCCCTGGGAGCTTTCCACCCTGGGCAGAGAAGACAGCTGGCTTTGGTTAATACTTGTTCATCCTTGGAGCTGGGGAAGGAGAATCTTTCCTTTCCTTGGTTGGGCTCCTCTCTGCTGACCTTAGTCCTTCTCTAGGATGCTGGCTGGTCTCTGAGGGCACCTGGAGTCTGCCTCAGGCTGCAGACCTCCCAGGGCCCAGTGACATGGGGCTGGCCCGGCGCCATTTTGGTCAGAGCCAGGGGCAGCCACCTGGACCGGGTCATCCTGAGCTTCCTGCTTGGTCAAGATGCTGCAGGGCTGGTGACCTGAAAGAATGTCTGTGCTTAGTAGGCACTGAGACATGTTAAGGCCCCGCTCTGCTGCCAGCTGGCCTTTCCTCAGCCTTAACCTCCATCCATGCCCTGGTGCTCAGCTGCTTGTTACTTTTGGCAggtgaggtgggaggagaggtgggTGGTTGTGGAGGTCGGTGGTCCATAAGATGATGGAGTACGTTCTGGAAGGGGAATGACTTTCCCTATCGACGGGGGCAGAAGGAAAATTTCTTTCTTGAGCTTTGGATGGTTAGGATGAGAGAAGGTAAGTGTGGTCCTCTCAGCCCAAAGTGATGCAGACGAGCACAGGTATCCTTTGCTTTGCCCTTGGGCTGCTTTCCCCTCCCTGGACCCCAGCCTAGACCCGGGGCTGGGAGAAGAGCTGGCGGGGTTGTCCTGGAAAGAGGGGTTGGTTCCTCCAGCTGCCCCATATGAGGACACTGGCCAAGGCGAGCTCTTAGGATCCCAGATCCTGTTGCAAGGAGTTCGAGCATCACTGCCTGCCCCAAGGAAAGCAGAaacaagggggtggggggtggctagGACCTAGAAGGTGGTGAGGGAGGTGGCATTCTCTGACTCCGAGAGGCTGCTCTTGCGCCAACTAGGGAAGAACTGGCAAAGAGAGGCAGGGCCGGCACAGCCCAGCTTGGTCAGAAGCCGCGACAGGTCACTGCGGAACTTCACGCCGGCAAACGTGTAGAGCATGGGATTGAGGCAGCAGTGGGCCAGGCCCAGGAACTCACTCATGGTGATGGCCACGGAGAGATAGCCATTGAACTCACAGCTACTGCCCAGGGCTTTCAGCCTCGTCAGGGTGTCCAGGAAGATAACAACGTGGTAGGGTGACCAGCAGAGAAAGAAGACACTTGTCACAAGGATGGCCACCCTGACCGCCTTCTGCCGCTGAGGACGCCGCTGGGCCTGGCACAGCCTGTGCACCACCCCGACATAGCACCAGGTCATCACCAGCATCGGCAGCAGGAATCCTCCGATGTGATAGAGAAAGCGGGAGGCGAACCAGGCGTTGGTTTCGGCCTGGTTCTCCTGGGGGAAGGTGCAGTGTGGCAGAGAGTCATTGTAATGGGGTTGACTGACCTTGGCGAAAAGGATCTCTGGCAAGGCAAAGAAGACGCCCGCCAGCCAGATGGTTGCACAGGTGATGTGGATGGAGAGGAGGCGGCGGTGGCGGTAGGCGTGGACGGCGTGGACGATGGCCAGGTAGCGGTCCACAGCGATGCAGGCCAGGAGCAGGCTGCTGCAGTAGAAGTTGATCTTGTGCAGAGAAATCACGGTTTTGCAGAGGAAGCtgcccaggacccagcccacGGAGCCCTCGGCCACAGCAAAGGGCAGGATGAAGACCAGCAGGAGGTCGGCCACCGCCAGGTGGAACAGGAAGGTCTCGGTTGAGCTGCGCGTTTGCCGGTGCCGCTCCAGGATGACCAGCACCAGGATGTTGCCCATCATACCCAGGAGGAAGATGAGGCCATAGGCCACAGGCACGAACACGGCCTTGAAGGAGGTCAGCAGGGGCCCCTCAGCTGTGGAGCAGAGGTGATTTTCCATTGTGTGGGTCTCCGTACTGTCATTGTAGCTGCCTAATTCCTTGTACTGCAAGGGCAAGGAGACAGGAGGGTGGGAACTGAGAACCAGTCTTTCCTCTCAGAGAGGGACCCAGACCCCCTGGTAGAGTAATCCTATCCCCCCAGGCTAACTGCTTTTGTCCCTGCACTCCCAGTCTGCCCACGGACCAAATCCCAGTTTCCCTTTGTGTTCCTCAAACAAATCCCGTTGTCTTTTCCAACTTCAGTTTTCGTCTGTAAACATCCCTCACTGGGTAGTGACAAAGATGAAAGGAGATATATGGTGTGGATGTGCTTCATAAACTCTGAAGGGCTGGGCACCTGTAAGTCGTTTCTCATTTGCGAGGCCTCAGGTGTGGAAGGATGCAGCTGCAGGGGCTGGAATCAGGGCTTCCATTTGGGGGAATGGATCTGGTTAGGACAAAGAGCCATCTCTTCCGATTCTGAACAGAACAGAGGGCACTCAGACCTAGGATCCTGCTGAAGGGGTGGATGCTGGTATGGCCTGCTGGCTTGCTCTCAGTCTGTCCCCTCGTTCCTTCATTATATCTGAAATTGTAGTAAGAGCCTCTTTTTTGTTTAATCGGCACAGCAAGCCCAAGGCATGTGATACTCCGGTTTCACCCATGTCTCGCCAGAGATCGGGTCTGCTTGAACCCACGCTGATGTAACTCCCACCACGACACAGCACTGCCTGGCTGCCCTGCCTGCTACTCCCTGTCACCAGCAAACGCCtcactctgctcccttctccgcgaggggagggggaggggggaggggggagggggagggggagggggaggcttcCAAGTGAAGGGGATGTGCCCACTCTGTCTCCGGAAGCTCACTCCTCCcttgcctccctctccctcccccagccctccccaccccagcactcAGGTTGTTTACCCAGCTAACCGCAAAGGAAGGCAGGGCGCCTGTTTTCATACCTTTCACTCACAGCTGCCCCCCTGCACCTGCTCCTCACCTCCCAGCTCTGTTCTTCCCACACCCTCCCCTAACCATACACCTCTCCACAGCATTTCAAGACCAATTATAACCAGCTTATGTGGCTTCAAAAAGGCACTTCTGGAAACGATGAGCcccagggagagagaggatgggAGAGGGTACCAGGCACCCAGGCTCAGGGTGGTCccaccctgccctccttcctggaGAGCGAGGGTCCCACACAAGCAGGGGGTGGTTGTACTGTTACCCAGGGCCCCAGCTGTGGGTCATACACTTCTTCTCCATGGTGGGAAGACCCATTCCCCAACCTGGGCCTTTCCTTCCGGTTCCTGAGAGAAGCGGGTGGGAGGATACATTTGTGCCGTGGCAGAGTCATAGGCTGGCCCGACCCCAGCATCCCTCTGCCATAGCCCAAGTGTAGCCCTTCTTCACCCTAATGCTCAGGACTACTGTCTCCCCATGGGTCCCGTTCTCACTGACTTCTCCACTCTTATCCACCTCCTGCACAGAGGACAGGATGAGTTTTTCAACCCACGAATACCATCACATCAGTGTCCTGCTTAAAATCTTTTACTGGTTCCCTGTTACCTCTAAgcagtggttttcttttctttttgtctttatctttttttttttcagtttcatagaattaaaaaaaattatcgcagtagagttgatttaaaatgttgtgttagtcatATTTAAAAGCAAAGCCAGTTATAAGGAAAAGTCATGTTTGGGATCAAGTTCGTCAATAGAAGATTGGAGGAAGCCAACCTCAGGGCATTCACACAGCAGAATACAATGCAGTGCTCAAAAAGAAGTGAGGTTTACCTGCGCGTTCTCTTAGGAAGAGATGTTTCCCATACATTACTAAATTTCAGAACGAATTGTGAGGCCTCCCATACAGCATAAGTCCATGGACTTTCTTTGCAGGTTTtactggggttgggggggggggggcggtgggaagggagggagcctCTGGTCCTCCCGTCTTTAAACCAGACACCCTTGTCTCATGTGGTGTTTCACACATATGCTTTTGTTTATGAAAATGGTTCTGCTTTCACTGGAAGACCATGGACTTGCAGGGTGAGGTCTAAACTCCTCTACTGGGCCTTTACATGTTTGCAAACTGTATATTCCCCTGACCTTTCAAACCTTCTCTTCCACTTTATCGCTTTATCCCTCTCCTTCAGGTTCATCGTTCTCCTGGCTGCCTGCCCCCGTCACGCTGATACAATCCTGTCTCTAAAACTCTTCCTTTCGCCCAGCAGTCCTTTCTTCCCAAGTCTGCCTATTGCTATGCTTCCTTCAAGGCCCCACTCAATCCCACCTTCCTATGTCCTTCCTAACTCTTCTGCTTGGAATTACATTCTCTCTTCTTCCATCACGTGTGCCTTTATTACCTCACTCAGGGTTGGGATGTCGGTGGCCTCATTGGATGGTGAGCTCCCGGGGGAGCTTACAAGGCCATGTGTTTTACACATGCCAGACATGATGCAGATGTGTGCTGCACCGCTTGGAGAGCAGTTTCCCAGATAAGGCCAGGGGACCTCGTATTCTGGGACTCTGGGGAAGttcctccctgtgcctcagcAGACTCAGACACTCCTTCCCACCCTTCTTCAGTTTTTGCCTCTTCCCAATGCTCTTGACAGCCTAGAGCCTATCTTGGGTTCTCTAACCATATTGGGAGTTATTTCCAACATCGTCATTGAATACAACCATTTGATTCATCCTGGAATTCAGCAGGAGTTAAACGGGAAGGCAGTGAGATGAGCTGTTTTCATGCAGAGCAAAGCAATtgagacagaaggagaagagatgcAGGGTTTGGTGCAGTCAGCGGGGCTGGACTCCATCTACCTTGTGGTGGGAGCCTGGCCCTCCCACTGCCCAGCAGAGGGCTTAGGTGCAGCCAGCCTGTCTGGTCCAGAACCACTCAAGTCCTGCCCTCTAGAGCATTCCTGTTGAAGGGTTTGCTGCTCATCTAAAGTCTACACAGTGAGACAAGTCCCTAGGAGCCCAGAGCCCCCGTCTCCTGAGAACCCAGGTTTCGAGGAGGGTTGGGAGTGGGGAACTGTCTTTCCCTTCTTGCCAAGAGGTCATGGTTCGGCAGAGCGCTCAGGCagagaggagaagacagaggaagctGGTGTGAGGAGGGCTGAGAGATGGCGCTGCCTCTCAGCAGGAGGTGTCAAACAGACATCCTGGGGCCTCAGGAGTGGCACGTGTTAAAGCCACTTCCCACGGCCAGGGGATCCCGCACACCCGCCCTTCCTCAGATCATGGAGGTAGGTCATGGAGCAAGATCAGCTCTGGCCCAGTGGGAAGTTAGGAATCAGGAATCCTGAATGCTGCGGGGAGTGGGCACGGAAGGGAGCCCCCCAAGACTCACACCCAGAGGGAGCTCAGGTGGGCCATCTGGCCGAGCACTCACTCATCCTTCGCTGGGAGAAGCTGCAGGAAGCCACGGCCctcaggcacacacacactctgatgGCAGCTTGACCCCGTATAGACTCAGACATGTGACTGCTGGGGCCACGACAGCATGCGGCATAAGCAGGTACCCAGTGGACAGTAGCCTAACAGAGGCCAGGGACCCAGGCctcaaagaaggcaagaaaacacGATGACTGGGGTGAAGCTGTGCAGAGGGCAGGAGTGGGGACTAGAACATTCTGTGTCCTGGTATTGAGGTGCCAGGAgaagggaggatggagggagagatcAAAGTGCTTGGAATTACAAAGATTACTCTTCCtacccccactccacccctctgcccctcccttctttccttcctcaggaGCCTCTGTAggacccaggcccctccctggatAATTAAGTCCTCCAAGCCCCATCTGACTTCAAATAATGAGGCTGTCTCACTGCCCTGCAGTGGCCGGTGTGAAGCTCAGCAAACGTTTGCAGATGGGGCTCTGTGTCAGCAGGTGGGCAGCGGGTGTCTAGGACCTTCCTCAGGGGTCTGTCCTGGATCCTCTCCTCTTTTTCACTCTCAACCCTGTCTTGGGTGATACGGCTGCGGGAGGCTTTCAGACAGTGCAGAGTTCTCTACAACCTGGAACTACAGGCCCAAACTGACCAGATGGAATTGGTAAAGAAAAATGTAGAGACCTAGATGGGGTTTAAAACTTCAACTCTTCAGGGACAGGTTGGAGAAGACCTGACTTAACAACTGTTTATGAGAAAAAGACCTGAGAGCTTGTTGACTGCAATCTTCAGATGAGTCAACAGGGTGGCGTGGCTGCCAGCAGGGCTTTGTTGCCTTATCTAGGTGAACAGAAACCTGTAGGTGGGCACCTGACACCAACCCAGTTTGTTTGGGCTGGACAAGGGTGATCAGTTCTTAAGGGgtctggaaatccccaccctgGGGGGAAGTTTCCAGGTCCCGGGCTGTGGTGTCCAGGAAAGAGAAGACTTGAGTCCAGGAGAGCTGGCCCCTTCGAGGACTGGAAAGAGCTCCCATGGCGAGAAGGCAGGATGGGCTTATTGTGTGAGGTCCTAGTGGGTAGAGCAGGAGAAATGGGCAGAGGTTGGGATTGGGGGTGTTTCAGTCAAAGGAGAAAGAACCTTCTAACAGGCAGAACTGTCGAACCATAGGTTGGGGCCCTTGGGAGGAAGAGGAATGTTTGAGGCCAAGTGTGTGGGAAGGGATTCCTGCTCTGGAAAGGAAGCTGGGCCCTGCCCTCAGATGCCCCTTGCTCACAGCTCCTAGATGCTCCGAGTCTCTGGCTGTCATGCCCTGCCCTGCGCTGTTCTGGTTCTCAGTGTCACCTTCATCTAGCTCAGCACCTGGGTGGGAGCCGTTGCTTCTCCAGCCTGTCTGTCCTGCACTGAGCGAATGGCCCAGCCTGACTTGCTTCTCAGCCcccaggagggaggcagggctgcTGAGTGCTTGACTCATCCAGGCCCAACTCCAGGGCTCCAGGGGCCTGAGTCATACTCACTGCAAGAGGCGTCTACACACAGACGCGGTTCATCACTCTGGCTATAGGGGACACACACAGGCTCCGTCTCCTTTTATGTCTCTGGCTGGATATTCCTAACCCAGAGACAGGAGTCGTGAGTAGGACCAGCCAGGGCGTCTCTCATTCCAGCTTTCTGTGGCTTGAGGGGTGCGGGGGTCTGGAAGAAGGAGGCTGGGCTGAGGGGTGAGGGCGGAGGactttatcccttccccactctTCCTTTAGAGGGCCCACACCCCCTAAAGACCATCTGAGACTCTGGCTGGCCATTTGTCACAtctcccccctctccccgcccccacccctcaGGAGCGAGCCCGCCAGGCTCCTCTTCCATCTCCAACCCAAGTGTTTTGGCCATTAGGAACATGGCACTACTCTGGGTGTGGTTCTGGGGGGAGACTTTAAGCTACCCCTACCTCTGCACTGAGTCTTTAGGTTTCAAGGGGTCCCCCTTGGCACCCCAGATCAATTTGCACTTTGGGGACAGAGCCACGCAGTCCGAGGGACAGGTAGACAGGTCTCTTAGGTGTGTTCGGTAACCTCCTGAAGCCATCTCCCGGGTCAGTactgatttgaaatattttgtcccatCGTTCCtgaaagaatacacattcttgtgTCCTGATTCTCAGTCCCAAATTCATGGTCACTTTTTCTGCCATTGTGCCAGAGGAGTGGTTCAGCCACAGTCTGTGTCCTCACTGAAGGCAAGAATTCCTGATGGAGACTGTGGTCTCTGTGCCTGAGCCCAGACTTGCCCCAACACTGACCCCTCCCCAGGCTAGCCCTGGGTCTCTCCCTCATCTCTGACCCTTCCAATCACCCCCAGTTGGGGCTTCTTCCACTGGGGTTCCTCTGGGACTTTTGACCTGGTTTGGGAGGGGGTGAGCCTCCCTTCCCCCAAGGTAAACCCCAGAAACAGCCTGAGCTGGTTTTGGTTCCTCTTCTTCACACCTCCTTGATGAAATGGGACAGTGCATATGAATGGCCTTCCCGTCCTGTGATGCGCTGAAGTCATAGTCTGTGGGGGGTCATCCctggggaagggtcaggggaaGCCAGGCCCTGGGGCCGGACCACCTTCACCCTGCTCTATAGCAGCTTCTCCTCCTGGCTGGTGTACCGGGTGGGGCTGGAGGTGCAGTTTATGACCGACCACTGTAGGTACCCCAGGTCCTAGGTCTGTCAAGAGGAGGCGGCATGCTTTCAGATCCAGGTTCCTATGGACAGAGGCTTTTCTAGGTCTGCCTAGATCTGCCTTCCCAGCAGGATGGGTCCCTGGAGTGCCCACCCCAGGGACCTGGCTCCTAGTTTCTGGTACTTAGCCGTCTAGAGTTTTTCTGTTTGGATCCACCGTTCATGGGAATTAGCAACCTATCTCAAGAAAATGGACATTTTGAACAGTTGATCTTAGAAtgcaagaggagggagggaagatagGATGCCCAACACTTGGTTTATGGCCAAGAGCCCCCAGTTCTTAACCCAGCATTGGAGTCTAGAACCCAGTGTTCTAGGACACTGAACTGATACTTGGTTTGGaccagaagagggagaggaatagGAAGCAAAATAATAGAACTGAGACTAACTCcagagagaaatggggagttgAGACACTCAGCGGAGCAGCACAAATCAGTACATACTTATTGAGAAGCTACCGCATACAAGACTCTTCTGCCGCCCTGCCACGCCAGGGCCCCTGTGCTGGGAGATACCGTCAGGGAGACTGTCAAAACTGCTCGAGGTCCTGCTGTGAGTGGCGGGGCGGGTGGAGAGAGAGGGTCTGGACTTCTGAGGGGGCAACAGCCCTGGAG
Protein-coding regions in this window:
- the CXCR5 gene encoding C-X-C chemokine receptor type 5, translated to MNYPLTLDMDLMNYNLEDLYKELGSYNDSTETHTMENHLCSTAEGPLLTSFKAVFVPVAYGLIFLLGMMGNILVLVILERHRQTRSSTETFLFHLAVADLLLVFILPFAVAEGSVGWVLGSFLCKTVISLHKINFYCSSLLLACIAVDRYLAIVHAVHAYRHRRLLSIHITCATIWLAGVFFALPEILFAKVSQPHYNDSLPHCTFPQENQAETNAWFASRFLYHIGGFLLPMLVMTWCYVGVVHRLCQAQRRPQRQKAVRVAILVTSVFFLCWSPYHVVIFLDTLTRLKALGSSCEFNGYLSVAITMSEFLGLAHCCLNPMLYTFAGVKFRSDLSRLLTKLGCAGPASLCQFFPSWRKSSLSESENATSLTTF